A part of Helicobacter fennelliae genomic DNA contains:
- the ppsA gene encoding pyruvate, water dikinase has translation MKYIKFFKELNNKDVPLVGGKNASIGEMFQELVPVGIKVPNGFAITSEAYWYLLDSGGIRQKIQDLLEGVDVTEIDVLKTRSKKIRELIFGTPFPEDLRNEIFQAYKILSEEYGMKEADVAVRSSATAEDLPDASFAGQQDTYLSVKGQTELIHYIKSCLASLFTDRAVSYRASRGFDHFKVALSVGVQKMVRADKGSAGVMFSIDTETGFKDAVFITSSWGLGENVVGGMVNPDEFYVFKPTLKEGKRPIIKRQLGHKHQKMVYAPKGSDHPTKNIKTTQKEMKTFSITDADILTLARYAIKIEEHYTKEAGEYRPMDMEWSKDGESGEIFIVQARPETVQSQKNKKNSSQRLEKFSFTDKNAEREILLTGRAIGGKIGYGKVRIINDIEHMNTFKEGEILVTDNTDPDWEPVMKKASAVITNRGGRTCHAAIVAREIGVPAIVGAIGATDRLYTGMEVTVSCAEGEEGYIYAGIHPFEVEAIELDNLGKPKTKIYMNIGNPEKAFGFSQLPNDGVGLARMEHIILNQIKAHPLALLDLQNGKKDIKDRSEIEKLISGYESPKDFFIKKIAEGMGMISAAFYPKPVIVRTSDFKSNEYRGMIGGVSYEPLEENPMLGYRGASRYYSDLYRVAFEWECEALAMVREEMGLTNMKVMVPFLRTPEEGKKVLEIMRRNGLESGKNGLEIYVMCELPVNVILADDFLNMFDGFSIGSNDLTQLTLGVDRDGQLVSHIFDERNPAMLEMFKHAIQACKKHNKYCGICGQAPSDYPEIAEFLVKEGITSISLNPDSVVSTWTRIVALEKTLKQ, from the coding sequence ATGAAATATATCAAGTTCTTTAAGGAACTCAACAATAAAGATGTCCCACTGGTGGGAGGAAAAAACGCTAGCATTGGAGAAATGTTTCAAGAGCTTGTTCCAGTAGGGATCAAAGTCCCAAATGGTTTTGCTATCACAAGTGAAGCATATTGGTATTTGCTAGATTCTGGTGGCATACGTCAAAAAATCCAAGACTTGCTTGAAGGAGTCGATGTAACAGAAATCGATGTGCTTAAAACTCGATCCAAAAAAATCCGTGAGCTTATTTTTGGCACGCCTTTTCCTGAGGATTTACGCAATGAAATCTTTCAAGCGTATAAGATTTTGAGTGAAGAGTATGGTATGAAAGAAGCTGATGTCGCGGTGCGTAGCTCTGCGACTGCCGAGGATTTGCCTGATGCAAGCTTTGCCGGACAGCAAGATACTTACCTTAGCGTCAAAGGACAAACAGAGCTTATCCACTATATCAAATCCTGTCTTGCTTCGCTTTTTACTGATAGAGCAGTGAGTTACCGCGCTTCAAGAGGGTTTGATCATTTCAAAGTCGCGCTGTCTGTGGGCGTGCAAAAAATGGTGCGTGCTGACAAAGGTAGTGCTGGAGTTATGTTTAGTATTGATACAGAAACAGGCTTTAAAGACGCGGTATTTATCACATCAAGCTGGGGGCTTGGAGAAAATGTCGTAGGTGGAATGGTAAATCCTGATGAGTTTTATGTATTTAAACCCACACTCAAAGAAGGCAAACGCCCCATTATCAAGCGACAACTCGGGCATAAACACCAAAAAATGGTCTATGCGCCAAAAGGAAGCGATCACCCAACCAAAAACATCAAAACCACACAAAAAGAAATGAAAACTTTCTCTATCACCGATGCAGACATTCTTACCCTTGCACGTTATGCGATCAAAATCGAGGAGCATTACACTAAAGAAGCAGGCGAATATCGCCCAATGGATATGGAATGGTCAAAAGATGGCGAAAGTGGAGAGATATTTATCGTGCAAGCGCGCCCTGAGACAGTCCAAAGCCAAAAAAACAAAAAAAATAGCTCGCAACGACTTGAAAAATTTAGCTTCACAGACAAAAACGCCGAAAGAGAGATTTTGCTTACCGGACGCGCAATAGGTGGCAAAATAGGATATGGCAAAGTAAGAATCATTAATGACATAGAGCATATGAATACCTTTAAAGAAGGTGAGATTCTCGTAACTGACAATACCGATCCTGATTGGGAGCCGGTGATGAAAAAAGCATCAGCAGTCATCACAAATCGCGGTGGGCGCACCTGCCATGCCGCGATTGTCGCGCGTGAGATTGGCGTGCCAGCTATCGTCGGGGCTATCGGCGCGACTGATAGGCTCTATACGGGCATGGAAGTTACCGTCTCTTGTGCTGAAGGCGAAGAAGGCTACATTTATGCGGGCATTCACCCATTTGAAGTTGAAGCAATCGAGCTTGATAATCTTGGCAAACCAAAAACCAAAATCTATATGAATATAGGCAACCCAGAAAAAGCGTTTGGATTCTCACAATTACCAAATGATGGCGTTGGGCTTGCGCGTATGGAGCATATTATCCTCAATCAAATCAAAGCCCACCCATTAGCCTTGCTTGATCTCCAAAACGGCAAAAAAGACATCAAAGATCGCTCTGAAATCGAAAAGCTCATCTCCGGATACGAAAGCCCAAAAGACTTTTTTATCAAAAAAATCGCCGAAGGTATGGGTATGATCTCAGCTGCTTTCTATCCAAAGCCGGTCATCGTGCGGACAAGCGATTTTAAATCAAACGAATATCGCGGTATGATCGGTGGCGTGAGCTATGAGCCATTAGAGGAAAACCCTATGCTTGGCTATCGTGGGGCAAGTAGGTATTATTCTGACTTGTATCGAGTGGCGTTTGAATGGGAATGTGAGGCATTAGCAATGGTGCGTGAAGAAATGGGGCTTACAAATATGAAAGTCATGGTGCCGTTTTTACGCACACCTGAAGAGGGCAAAAAAGTGCTAGAGATTATGCGTCGCAATGGATTGGAATCTGGCAAAAATGGGCTTGAGATTTATGTGATGTGTGAATTACCAGTGAATGTTATTTTGGCTGATGATTTCTTAAATATGTTTGATGGATTCTCGATTGGCTCAAACGATCTAACCCAGCTCACACTCGGAGTCGATAGAGATGGACAGCTTGTCAGCCATATATTTGATGAGCGAAATCCTGCAATGCTTGAGATGTTTAAGCACGCGATACAAGCATGTAAAAAGCACAACAAATACTGCGGAATCTGCGGGCAAGCACCAAGCGATTACCCAGAGATAGCAGAGTTTTTGGTCAAAGAAGGCATCACTTCTATTTCGCTCAATCCAGATTCTGTGGTTTCGACTTGGACGCGTATTGTCGCATTAGAAAAAACACTCAAACAATAA
- the lpoB gene encoding penicillin-binding protein activator LpoB: MKKIALYALVFVLGISGCGGVKYVDNADSREYSSMGIDYHDIESAAQKNVQSLLESGYVRNLATLSQPKVLAISDVVNDTMQHFSTEELTRKITRDMRNSGKFILTMAFAGSGNSEDKMIDKVREARNNDEVNQYGVPEKGNLIAPELSLSGKIIQRNTKVKSKQRVDYFFLLTLTDLKTGLVVWDNEVNIIKLGSNKAVSW, from the coding sequence ATGAAAAAAATTGCTTTATATGCTCTTGTGTTTGTGCTAGGGATAAGTGGCTGTGGTGGCGTCAAATATGTCGATAATGCAGATTCTAGAGAGTATTCTTCAATGGGTATTGATTATCATGATATTGAAAGTGCTGCGCAAAAAAATGTCCAATCTCTCCTTGAGAGTGGCTATGTCAGAAATTTAGCAACATTGAGCCAGCCAAAAGTGCTTGCTATCTCTGATGTAGTCAATGACACAATGCAGCATTTCTCCACAGAAGAGCTTACACGAAAAATCACGCGAGATATGCGCAATAGTGGTAAATTCATACTCACTATGGCATTTGCTGGAAGTGGCAATAGCGAGGATAAAATGATCGATAAAGTGCGTGAAGCACGAAATAATGATGAAGTCAATCAATATGGCGTGCCAGAAAAAGGCAATCTCATCGCGCCCGAGCTCTCGCTTTCAGGAAAAATTATCCAACGCAACACAAAAGTAAAATCTAAACAGCGCGTTGATTATTTTTTCTTGCTTACACTTACAGATCTCAAAACCGGCTTAGTTGTTTGGGATAATGAAGTCAATATCATCAAACTTGGTAGCAACAAAGCTGTCTCGTGGTGA
- the luxS gene encoding S-ribosylhomocysteine lyase, protein MPLLDSFKVDHTIMPAPAVRLAKTMETPKGDKISVFDLRFCVPNQEILSEKGIHTLEHLFAGFMRDYLNTHNIEIIDISPMGCRTGFYMSVIGIPSDDKVKEAWEESMKDICKVSTIPEANKFQCGTFAMHSLDEAKQIACNVLDRGISIMDTQKILLKNIPSA, encoded by the coding sequence ATGCCATTACTTGATAGTTTTAAAGTCGATCATACGATTATGCCAGCGCCTGCTGTGCGCCTTGCCAAAACAATGGAAACTCCAAAAGGAGACAAAATAAGCGTGTTTGATTTAAGATTCTGCGTTCCAAATCAAGAGATTTTGAGTGAAAAAGGTATCCATACGCTTGAGCATTTATTTGCCGGCTTTATGAGAGATTATCTCAACACTCATAATATCGAGATTATCGATATTTCACCAATGGGGTGCAGAACGGGGTTTTATATGAGTGTGATTGGCATACCAAGTGATGACAAAGTCAAAGAAGCATGGGAAGAGAGTATGAAAGATATTTGCAAAGTTAGCACCATACCCGAAGCAAACAAATTCCAGTGTGGCACTTTTGCTATGCACTCTCTTGATGAAGCAAAGCAAATCGCTTGCAATGTGCTTGATAGGGGTATTTCTATTATGGATACACAAAAAATACTTCTCAAAAATATTCCAAGCGCATAA
- a CDS encoding LPP20 family lipoprotein: MKYHIGVLLVLLFGGCANHPPKWFLNPQTSNNFFYGNGSSTDVAQAKNNAINDLAQNIQTQIMSDTHLNNTQRNNIDSSELHQNIYLNVASLELQNLKTTKQSYVGDTFYIQVQISKQDVLTPLTNRYNQNLQSLQAIDRSCKSLNLRDFATLQTKLSDMRQITQIINLISPSNTINNSTLQTFENLLVSNMPAPKIKISYNNIPQTEQDTLSSEIAKFFRITDEADIGIMENTLSIQEKNNAFEATLLTAIRDCHNNLLYQTSIKETQQSRENAIKRISIVLYKKLSEYQNSQTNTPIPKF, encoded by the coding sequence TTGAAATATCATATCGGCGTATTGCTTGTTTTGTTGTTTGGTGGCTGTGCAAATCACCCACCAAAGTGGTTTCTCAACCCTCAAACCTCAAATAATTTTTTCTATGGAAATGGCTCTAGCACAGATGTCGCACAAGCCAAAAATAATGCTATTAATGATTTAGCGCAAAATATCCAAACGCAAATTATGTCTGATACGCATCTTAACAATACCCAGCGCAACAATATTGACTCTTCAGAATTACATCAAAATATCTATCTTAATGTCGCTTCGCTTGAATTGCAGAATCTAAAAACAACCAAGCAAAGTTATGTGGGCGATACATTTTATATCCAAGTCCAAATCTCCAAACAAGATGTGCTCACCCCGCTCACCAATCGCTACAACCAGAATCTACAAAGCCTTCAAGCTATTGATCGCAGTTGTAAATCGCTCAACTTGCGAGATTTTGCTACACTTCAAACAAAGCTTTCTGATATGCGACAAATCACACAAATTATTAATCTCATCTCTCCGTCAAACACCATTAATAATAGCACATTGCAAACCTTTGAGAATCTCCTTGTATCAAATATGCCTGCACCAAAAATCAAAATCTCTTACAATAACATACCGCAAACAGAGCAAGACACACTCTCAAGTGAGATCGCTAAATTTTTTCGCATTACAGATGAAGCAGACATCGGCATAATGGAAAATACACTCTCCATACAAGAAAAAAACAATGCATTTGAAGCCACGCTTTTGACTGCGATTAGAGATTGTCATAATAATCTTTTATACCAAACCTCTATCAAAGAGACTCAACAAAGCAGAGAAAACGCGATAAAGCGGATCTCGATTGTCCTTTACAAAAAGTTATCTGAATATCAAAATAGTCAGACAAATACACCTATCCCAAAATTCTAA
- a CDS encoding ATP-grasp fold amidoligase family protein: MLLYLLILWGGGQSKSNALDSKHSNLSDSVSYSNHLESLHKVDSATFNSNSLDSLNSNYSNLSNHLKSKNLDFSLDSATHKLDSVSLDSKHSQSLDSVSYSNHLDSKNLDSVSNLSDSNSLDSINLHSIDSATLSLLFMPIDDIQDKLFETNTCEFLPKIYGIYKNVEEIDFTHLPQSFVLKTNHDCGGVVLVQDKDEFLNNKKVFQESMDKLKKHLNTNYYTKTREWHYDNIEPRVFVEEMLCEVKGGKIIIPNDYKFHCFGDKIFSETIIDRGIDTRCTFFDENWNPIKVKITYDFAQKPIEKPKVLPLMLEISRKFSKDLGYLRCDFYLQNNEILHIGELTFTPGGGTLPISPREYDKKLGDLWKIKA; the protein is encoded by the coding sequence ATGCTACTATATCTATTAATACTATGGGGGGGGGGGCAGAGCAAAAGTAATGCTTTAGATTCTAAGCATTCAAATCTTTCAGATTCTGTTTCTTATTCAAATCATTTAGAATCTTTACATAAAGTAGATTCTGCAACTTTTAATTCTAATTCCTTAGATTCTTTAAATTCAAATTATTCAAATCTTTCTAATCATTTAAAATCTAAAAATTTAGATTTTAGTTTAGATTCTGCTACTCACAAGTTGGATTCTGTTAGTTTAGATTCTAAGCATTCTCAATCTCTTGATTCTGTTTCTTATTCTAATCATTTAGATTCTAAAAATTTAGATTCTGTTTCAAATCTTTCAGATTCTAATTCCTTAGATTCTATTAATTTGCATTCCATAGATTCTGCAACTCTTTCTTTACTCTTTATGCCTATTGATGATATACAAGACAAACTCTTTGAGACAAATACTTGTGAGTTTTTGCCAAAGATTTATGGAATCTATAAGAATGTAGAAGAGATTGATTTTACACATCTTCCACAAAGCTTTGTTTTAAAAACAAATCATGATTGTGGAGGAGTAGTCTTAGTGCAAGATAAAGATGAGTTTTTAAATAATAAAAAAGTATTTCAAGAATCTATGGATAAATTAAAAAAACATTTAAATACAAATTATTATACAAAGACTAGAGAGTGGCATTATGATAATATAGAGCCTAGAGTATTTGTGGAGGAGATGCTTTGTGAAGTGAAAGGTGGAAAAATAATCATTCCGAATGATTATAAGTTTCACTGCTTTGGCGATAAGATATTTTCAGAAACCATTATAGACAGAGGCATTGATACGCGTTGCACTTTTTTTGATGAAAATTGGAATCCTATCAAAGTAAAAATCACTTATGATTTTGCACAAAAACCCATAGAAAAGCCAAAAGTGTTGCCATTAATGCTTGAAATAAGCAGAAAATTTTCTAAAGATTTGGGGTATTTGCGTTGTGATTTTTATTTGCAAAACAATGAAATTTTACACATAGGGGAACTTACTTTTACTCCTGGTGGTGGCACTCTACCAATATCTCCGAGAGAATATGATAAAAAACTCGGTGATTTATGGAAGATTAAAGCCTAG
- a CDS encoding metallophosphoesterase: MRGIIKVGFFACVCLGIIICALYAPLQVRFYTLTSPKIHSNIKIALLSDLHSGRFYQEQIFATLATQNPDMILMAGDMVDDKEDIQGAIEFFARLNQPPFDKIPKYYVSGNHEFWSGAIIPIKQMIQAHHTIVLDRAHAAVHTSIKDNALIIAGIDDPYVVKYDDNGHRIQKTSQEWGDWQGQWSNQVLQTFEALDLTARQEILDSQISPTSPISSKQSAYPQTLQILLSHRPECIKLFNQLDFDLIVSGHTHGGQVRIPFILNGLYAPNQGIFPQYVGGLYTLKDNQTLVVSRGLSLNVFLPRVFNPPEVVMIMLEPQG, encoded by the coding sequence TTGAGAGGTATTATAAAAGTTGGTTTTTTTGCTTGCGTTTGTTTGGGGATTATTATTTGTGCGCTGTATGCCCCACTTCAAGTGAGGTTTTATACGCTCACATCACCCAAAATACACTCAAACATCAAAATCGCGCTTTTGAGTGATTTGCATTCTGGGAGGTTTTATCAAGAGCAAATCTTTGCCACACTTGCAACCCAAAATCCAGATATGATCCTTATGGCAGGCGATATGGTCGATGACAAAGAAGATATACAAGGGGCTATAGAGTTTTTTGCAAGGCTAAACCAGCCTCCATTCGATAAGATTCCAAAGTATTATGTCAGCGGTAATCACGAATTTTGGAGCGGTGCTATCATACCTATAAAGCAGATGATACAAGCACATCATACAATCGTGCTTGATCGCGCTCATGCAGCAGTGCATACATCTATCAAAGACAATGCCCTAATAATCGCGGGGATTGATGATCCATATGTGGTGAAATATGATGATAATGGACACAGAATCCAAAAAACCTCTCAAGAATGGGGAGATTGGCAAGGGCAATGGAGCAATCAAGTGTTGCAAACTTTTGAAGCACTTGATTTGACCGCACGTCAAGAAATATTAGACTCGCAAATATCACCAACATCGCCCATATCGTCCAAACAAAGCGCATACCCGCAAACATTACAAATCCTACTCTCTCATCGTCCAGAATGCATTAAGCTTTTTAATCAGCTTGATTTTGATCTCATCGTAAGCGGGCATACACACGGCGGGCAAGTGAGGATACCATTTATCCTTAATGGACTTTATGCGCCAAATCAGGGCATTTTTCCGCAGTATGTCGGCGGGCTTTATACGCTCAAAGACAATCAAACGCTTGTTGTCTCAAGAGGATTGAGCTTGAATGTATTTTTGCCTCGGGTGTTTAATCCGCCAGAAGTTGTGATGATAATGCTTGAGCCACAGGGCTAG
- a CDS encoding AAA domain-containing protein, which translates to MTESQTQAFKSVLLNASRIYYEYLDSHHLGLEELKINSVAFIYDKTNEANYEMLLSVKATFVNADSLVLCFKGTFLEISEANGLELIDYDEKSQTFRIGFASSNLYKDFQKNQSQIKIFTDLKFLIKNLENFFLDSHSFQLPSLAAKKSHTLRESISDEQKEAILNILNHPLTYIWGPPGSGKTQVVLFESLLYYINHNQPVCVLAPTNNALEQILRALIRKFDELGLNREKLLRLGMPTNAFLESYIEVCDPQITQKKQKQSLFGAQNLKSRLNEALVIGMTIDGFIRRFKTLDVKFKHIFLDECAFTPLIKTATLCTQGIPLTLLGDHKQLMPICEMPQKEIHGDKAYANLFNLSSLFLEELFEEPITKDSAILSKTQFSPAIHKHTKISNLIKTHRYGNNLAKILDKHIYHNGLCGNQSQTQLLFVDCGRTPPVDKTNLKEAQMVAKIYQQLKNEDIAIITPFVKQKKLLNECGIPYKFLWTIHGSQGQEFDSVIFSPVALHHHLTNSQNLNAAYALNVAISRIKKRLIIVCDYAYWIKFQNQFLSDILRESTPFFALNANNKNIQVVSL; encoded by the coding sequence ATGACTGAGAGCCAAACCCAAGCATTCAAAAGCGTACTTTTGAATGCAAGCAGAATCTATTATGAGTATTTAGATTCTCATCATTTAGGCTTAGAAGAGCTCAAAATCAACTCCGTAGCGTTTATTTACGATAAGACAAACGAGGCGAACTATGAGATGCTTTTAAGCGTGAAAGCGACATTTGTCAATGCAGATTCTCTTGTGCTATGTTTTAAGGGTACTTTTCTTGAGATAAGCGAGGCAAATGGGCTTGAGCTGATTGATTATGATGAAAAATCTCAAACCTTTCGCATAGGCTTTGCAAGCTCAAATCTCTACAAAGATTTTCAAAAAAACCAATCTCAAATCAAAATCTTTACAGATCTAAAATTCCTCATCAAAAATCTTGAAAATTTTTTTCTGGATTCTCATTCTTTCCAGCTTCCAAGCCTTGCTGCCAAAAAATCACATACATTGCGAGAATCTATTTCAGATGAGCAAAAAGAAGCGATTTTAAATATTCTAAACCACCCGCTTACTTATATTTGGGGACCTCCAGGAAGTGGCAAAACACAAGTTGTGTTGTTTGAGAGCTTGTTATATTATATCAATCACAATCAGCCTGTATGTGTGCTTGCTCCGACAAATAATGCCCTTGAGCAGATTCTAAGGGCGTTGATTAGAAAATTTGATGAGTTAGGGCTCAATCGTGAAAAGCTTTTGCGCTTAGGAATGCCTACAAATGCCTTCCTTGAATCCTATATCGAAGTGTGCGATCCGCAAATCACCCAAAAAAAGCAAAAGCAAAGCCTCTTTGGCGCGCAAAATCTTAAAAGTAGGCTCAATGAAGCTTTAGTCATAGGCATGACAATCGATGGCTTTATCCGCCGATTCAAAACGCTTGATGTAAAATTTAAGCATATTTTTTTAGATGAATGCGCTTTCACGCCACTTATCAAAACAGCCACTCTTTGCACGCAAGGGATTCCACTAACGCTTTTGGGCGATCACAAACAGCTTATGCCGATTTGTGAAATGCCCCAAAAAGAAATCCATGGCGACAAAGCGTATGCTAATCTCTTTAACCTCTCATCGCTTTTTTTGGAAGAGCTTTTTGAAGAGCCAATCACCAAAGATTCTGCAATTTTGTCAAAGACGCAATTCTCACCAGCAATCCACAAACACACCAAAATCTCAAATCTCATCAAAACACATCGCTATGGCAATAATCTTGCCAAAATCTTAGATAAGCACATCTACCACAATGGCTTATGCGGTAATCAAAGCCAGACACAACTTTTGTTTGTGGATTGTGGGCGCACCCCTCCAGTTGACAAAACAAATCTCAAAGAAGCCCAAATGGTCGCCAAAATCTACCAGCAGCTCAAAAATGAGGATATAGCGATTATCACGCCTTTTGTCAAGCAAAAAAAGCTTCTGAATGAATGTGGGATTCCATATAAATTTTTATGGACTATTCATGGCTCGCAAGGGCAAGAATTTGATAGTGTGATTTTCTCACCCGTCGCACTTCATCATCACCTCACTAATTCGCAGAATCTAAATGCCGCATACGCCCTTAATGTCGCTATAAGCAGAATCAAAAAACGACTTATCATCGTGTGTGATTATGCGTATTGGATAAAGTTTCAAAATCAATTTTTAAGCGATATTTTGCGAGAATCTACTCCATTTTTTGCTCTAAATGCTAATAATAAAAACATTCAGGTTGTCTCATTATGA
- the dapB gene encoding 4-hydroxy-tetrahydrodipicolinate reductase has protein sequence MLKIGIFGASGRIGRLIIDEILSVPNKLEIGAIFVRKELDFSLPEGSFVTNNIDEFIRCCDVIIDFSSPAATQLLLKSLLHTPKPCVIGTTGLDDSQKSLMQEVSKKAPLLYATNMSIGIALLNTIIANIAKALPNADIEISEIHHRFKKDAPSGTVLTLAESCAKARGFALNEVMVTERKNERKPNEIGVVSLRGGDVSGRHTIGFYMDGEFLEFTHNATSRKVFAKGAITCALWLCDKAPNLYSINQVLEVE, from the coding sequence ATGCTAAAAATCGGAATCTTTGGGGCGAGCGGGCGGATTGGTCGGTTGATTATTGATGAGATTCTTTCCGTACCAAACAAACTTGAAATCGGGGCTATTTTTGTCAGAAAAGAGCTTGATTTTTCGCTTCCAGAAGGAAGTTTTGTAACAAATAATATCGATGAATTTATCCGATGTTGTGATGTGATTATTGATTTTAGCTCGCCTGCGGCGACGCAGTTGCTCCTTAAATCCTTGCTTCATACGCCAAAGCCTTGCGTGATAGGCACGACAGGGCTTGATGATTCTCAAAAATCCTTAATGCAAGAAGTCTCTAAAAAAGCCCCTCTTTTATACGCGACAAATATGTCAATAGGTATCGCGCTTTTAAATACAATCATCGCAAATATCGCCAAAGCCCTTCCAAACGCAGATATAGAAATCAGCGAAATCCACCACCGCTTCAAAAAAGACGCACCAAGTGGCACTGTGCTGACTTTGGCAGAGAGTTGCGCGAAGGCAAGGGGATTTGCTCTTAATGAAGTTATGGTAACAGAGAGAAAAAATGAGCGCAAACCCAATGAAATCGGCGTAGTGAGCTTAAGAGGTGGCGATGTCTCGGGGCGACATACGATAGGATTCTATATGGATGGCGAATTTTTAGAATTCACTCATAATGCTACAAGCCGAAAGGTATTTGCCAAAGGTGCAATTACTTGCGCGTTGTGGCTTTGTGATAAAGCTCCAAATCTCTACTCAATCAACCAAGTGCTAGAGGTTGAATGA
- the trxB gene encoding thioredoxin-disulfide reductase — MINIAIIGGGPAGLSAGLYATRGGIKDVVLFEKGMPGGQITGSSEIENYPGVKEIKSGLDFMEPWQEQCFRFGLRHEMIEVSQITKKDNHFVIHHADGKTTESKAVILATGGRPKRIGIAGENEFWGRGVSTCATCDGFFYKNKEVVVIGGGDTALEEAIYLTKMCQKVYLVHRRDSFRAAPITVEHAKNNDKIEFLTPFSPKEIKGDASGVTGIILQNTQTNEIKELAVPGVFVFVGYDVNTQVLQQENGSMLCECDKSGSVVVDLSMRTNIKGLFAAGDIRINAPKQVVCAAGDGATAALQAIAYLDSLKH, encoded by the coding sequence ATGATAAATATAGCAATTATTGGTGGAGGTCCTGCTGGGCTATCGGCTGGGTTGTATGCGACAAGAGGTGGTATCAAAGATGTTGTGCTTTTTGAAAAAGGTATGCCCGGCGGTCAAATTACTGGAAGTAGTGAGATTGAAAATTATCCGGGTGTCAAAGAAATCAAAAGCGGGCTTGATTTTATGGAGCCTTGGCAGGAGCAATGCTTTCGTTTTGGGTTGCGCCATGAGATGATTGAAGTAAGCCAAATCACAAAAAAAGACAATCATTTTGTAATCCACCATGCCGATGGCAAAACCACAGAATCTAAAGCCGTGATACTTGCGACAGGCGGGCGTCCAAAGAGGATTGGGATTGCGGGTGAGAATGAATTTTGGGGAAGAGGTGTTAGCACTTGCGCGACTTGCGATGGGTTTTTTTACAAAAACAAAGAAGTTGTCGTCATCGGAGGTGGAGATACTGCGCTTGAGGAGGCGATCTATCTGACTAAAATGTGTCAAAAAGTCTATCTTGTGCATAGAAGAGATAGCTTTAGAGCTGCGCCTATAACAGTTGAGCATGCCAAAAATAACGACAAAATCGAGTTTCTCACGCCATTTAGCCCAAAAGAAATCAAAGGCGATGCAAGTGGCGTTACAGGCATTATTTTGCAAAACACCCAAACTAATGAAATCAAAGAACTTGCTGTGCCCGGAGTTTTTGTATTTGTCGGGTATGATGTCAATACGCAGGTTTTGCAGCAAGAAAATGGCTCTATGCTGTGTGAATGTGATAAGTCCGGCTCTGTTGTTGTGGATTTGTCGATGAGGACAAATATCAAAGGCTTGTTTGCTGCCGGAGACATTAGAATCAATGCACCCAAACAAGTTGTCTGTGCTGCTGGAGATGGTGCGACTGCCGCACTTCAAGCCATTGCGTATTTGGATTCTCTCAAACACTAA
- the trxA gene encoding thioredoxin, with translation MGKYIELTKDNFEQTTQKGVAVVDFWAPWCGPCKMLAPVIDELASEFEGKAAICKVNTDEQQDLSAQYGIRSIPTILFMKDGQVVDQVIGATGKNVLADKINALL, from the coding sequence ATGGGTAAATATATCGAACTTACAAAAGATAATTTTGAGCAAACAACACAAAAAGGTGTAGCGGTGGTTGATTTTTGGGCGCCTTGGTGTGGTCCTTGCAAAATGCTAGCACCTGTCATTGATGAGCTTGCTTCAGAGTTTGAAGGCAAAGCAGCAATCTGCAAGGTTAATACCGATGAGCAACAAGACTTATCAGCGCAATATGGAATCCGCAGCATTCCTACGATATTGTTTATGAAAGACGGACAAGTTGTCGATCAAGTCATTGGTGCGACAGGCAAAAATGTCTTAGCGGACAAAATCAACGCTCTTCTTTAA